In Mucinivorans hirudinis, the DNA window TGTTATCTTTGCTCTCCAAATTTTATACCAACTAAAAAACAAATTACGATGAAAGAACTACTTGAAAAAATCGAAGCTGCATACGCGGCATTCAAAACAGACGCAACGGCTCAGGCTGAAAATGGCAATAAAGCTGCCGGTACTCGTGCTCGCAAGGCATCCTTGGAACTTGAGAAACTGATGAAAGAGTTTCGCAAAACATCTATCGAGGCTTCAAAATAGTCTGTGTGACTTTGAAGCGTTACTGAGATCCCAGCAACGGGGTCTCAGTTTTTTATTTTATGACCCTGCGTGCAATCCAGAGAAAGACCATAAAGATAAAAAATGAGATGGTAAATATGGTGATTATGGATATCCAAATGGGGAAACCAAGCCCCCAACTAAGAGCAAACGCCGTACCCTCCAAAATGCCCAGTGGATTTATAGACTCCAACTGAAACACATCACTCTGGGGAGCTATCAGAAATGACAATACACAAAACAGCAATATCAGCCCAGTGACCGATATTGCTATTGTTTTGAGGTTGTATTTGGTGATGTTGTTCACTCCTATACCTTACGAAGAGAATAGCCTAATTTTGAAAAATGTCGCTTGAAAAAACCATCCTGTACAGTTAGAATAAATTTGGGTAATTCCTTTTGGAGTATTAGGAGTATCTCCGCAGCACGATCTCGTTCCGACTGGATGGACTTAGTATCATTGAGCAACTTGTTTATTCGTTTAGCCTCAGCCCCACCTTTCAGACTTTCAAAAAGGGCTTTTTCGATGTCAGCAACGACTAAATCAAGACTTTGCAGCATGGCAATATTTGTTGTTGAGTAATCGCCTAAAATATGAATATCCGTAATAATTGAGGCAAAAGCATTTGAGTATGAACGCTCAGCTCCAGACACACCAAAGTTTAATGTCTTCCCTACATTTTCCATAGTAAGCCGATTCCTTCGTGCTTGTTCAGCAATAACTTTGTCCCAAAAAGCATTTACTACATCTGGAGTCCATTGTCGTTCTTCTACTAACTCCTGCAAAATCTTACTGCTTTTAGGGTTTGAATTAAAGCCCCAATGAAAAAAGGTTCTATGCCCATATTTATGCCAAGTAAATTGATGGTGAGGCTCGTCTCTCAATCCATTGAAATACCCGATTGGCAGGTCTATATTATTATGAATGGCTAATATAAGAGCATCTATTTTGCCGTCTCTGTCAAATGGCAAAACGGAATATATATCAGCTTCGTGACCGCCCGATTGTCCATGCTTTAAAGACTTCGCAAAAATATGGTTGAATAAGCATAAGCATAATAAGGCTATAAATATTTTTCTCATGGTTCATTTTTAGAAAATTCTATACTTCTTGAGGACAGAAATACTCATCGCAAAATTCAAATTTGCGCCAGACTCATCTAAGCCTGCAGTAGTAATGCCAATGGCTTCGCCATATTGATTTATCAAAGCCCCTCCACTGCTTCCATGATCGATAGGCACACTGATTTGTAAGATGTTCTCATTTCTAATTTGCGATATCTCTCCTGACGAGAAAGTATTTTCTAAACCACGAGGGCTACCAATAGCATATGCTTTATCCCCAACTTTTGAATTAGATGAACATAATGGTATATAGGTAACTTTTTTTCTACCAATATCCACACTAAAAATAATGTAATCAAGATTTTCATCATATCCGATGACCTCTTTTATCTTTAAAACACGGCCATCTGTCAACTTTATATTTTCGAGTCCTTTTGTTGTTCCTTTGAAAACATGATAATTACTAGCAGCAACTCCTTCTCCTGACACAAAAAAACCAGAACCTTGAAAGCTTGTAACCCCATCAGACGTAAAAATCATAAATACAGCAGAGTTATATTTTTCAAATATTTCTGGACCTGACAATGTTTTTTTTTCTTTAGAAGAGGTATTTGAAGCGTCATTTCGTCTGAGAGAGTTTTCTGTCTTGCTACCTTGAGTTGTTTGTTGTGATTTCGTATTCACAAATTTCCTTCCTGACTTTCTTTCACATGACATTAGAATCACACACAGAATAATTATTATAAATAAGCTGCGCATAGTTTATTGATTATTTATTGTTCCATATTTTGGTACAATATGAATAAGAAAACGTTGATTTGCTTTCTCGCTGCCCTCTCTCATGAAATTAGTACCGCTAAGTTTCCCATCTCCACTACCAGAAATAAGAACTTCACACTTATCTCCGAAATTTATCCCGCTCTCTTCCCAGAACTTTTTTAACTCTAAAGCTCGTTGGTAACTTAGTTCATAATTAAGTTGATAGTTATCTTTTGATGCTTGCCCTTCTATAATTAATAAATATTGAATATTGTCTTTGGAATTTTCATCAATAAATGTAACTATTGACTCTCCTGCATCTTTTAATTTCTGCCTCGTTGTTCCATCAATATTATTATTCATATTTGAACTACCGACAGCAAACCAAACCGGAATTTTCAAAATATGCTTTTTGTACTCAGGACGATATTCAAAATAAGCTGTGTCTATATTGTGAGTAGCCTTTTCAACTTCACGAATTTTATCTAATTGAGATTGTGTTGCAATTCGTTCTTTTTCAATGATAACCATTCTTTTATGAAGTAGAGCGATAGTAAGTACAAACAACACTAACATGACGAAGAAAAGACTTGTCATTAAATCCGAATAACTCGCCCAAAAATATGTTTCTTTTTTTTCTTTCACGAGAGTATTATTTTTGGAAAAAAGCCAATATTGAAGGGATTATATAGAGTAATCCGGCTATTGACAAGATCGATAATGTAACGCCGACTCCAACCATCATCCATTTTGGAGATGACTGTGATACTTGAACTACTCCATTAGTATTAGAGTTAACCACTCGCTCTATTGCAGCAATCAAATCACCCAGTTTTTTGTTTTGGTCATTGGTTGCTTTTTCAATATTAACCATACTTGACTTTACAGCAGATATGTTTTTTAACTCTTCAATCATCGCTGTTGTCTCATGTAATTTTGACTTCAAAATCTGTTCTTGGGTGTCTATTGCTTTTTTGGCTGCATTCTGCTGTTCCAGTATTATCGAACTAAATTGTTCATTTTGTTCGGTAACAGTTTTTGAAAAACGCTCCTGCTGTAGCACTGTATACTGGATAAATTCATTCAGTTGTTGGTCTGTACTCTCCTGTAGTCTACGAACGGCATTCTGAATAGTCGTATCAACAGCACCAACTGTTTGATTCATTATCCCTTTTCTCTGTTCAATTTGCTGTATCTCGTCCTTAAAGAACACACCAATATCTTCGATGACTTTTGTCCTATTAAGATGGTCATTTATTTCTGCATTCAGGCGTTCCACTTTTTCAAGGTAATTCCCAACATTATGCATATATTGATTGAACCTTTCAAATTCACGCACACTGTTCTGGAGCTCTTCGAGAACCTTTACATTTGCTTTAGCAATTTTAGAAACATCCATTCGTTCAATTAGCTGCATGAGCTCAAGCTGATCCTTTTGTGAACCACTTATTGAAGAAAATGTCGCAGCCATCTCTTTAATATTACTGCCAAAAGAGTGATTGAAGTTGCTCAAGTTTTTTTGTAACGTATATATTGCAGATGTCGTATTACCAGCAAGCGTAGGTAATAATTTAACTTGAATCCAACTTAAAAACGTATTCTTGTTAACGTTTAATTTAGTCTTGGCTTCCTTCGTCAGATATGCCCCCCTCGTTGTTAGTATGATGCCAACAATACTACTAATCATCGCTAAAGACACACCTCCTAACAACTCCACTATACCCGAACCTGATTCAGTCTCCACGGTACTTAATAGATCCTCTATACCTCCTGTGAACACCAATATTCCGACACCAATCAAAATCCCAAGCATAGTGCCAATTAAGCCACAGTAAAGTGGGATTGGTGTCAATGTTGAGATTTCTTCCTCCACTGCATCGCAATGCCTATCTACAACATCTTTGATTAAATGAAAGTCGCTTGCTGCTCCTTTGTTCTCCCTCAGATAATCGTTGATCGTATTTGTTATCCCATCGAAAACAGGATTGTGAAAAGCAGATTCGATAAGTGTGTTGCTGTCTTCAAGTTCAATAGTGTCTAAAGTCTCCGAGCAATTGTCGGGGAAAATATATTTCAATTCATTCTGTTTCTTACAAGTCTTTCTGTAGAAAATCCATTGATAACTAATAATAACGCCTATTATTAGGATGATGAATGCGTAGTGTAGTATCTCCATTGTTTATTCAAATATTATTCTTGCTTTAGTTTCCACAGCCCAACTGCCATCACTTTTAAGTGTCGCTTTTCCTTTGATGTCTGTTCTAGCGGTATGATGATTCTCCTTTATTTGTAGATCGCTTGCTGATACTAAGAAATCGGGGGCATCTATTACTTTTTTTACGGCTCCTTCGTACAAGGCAAATTCTGCCATATTATCAGCTACTGCCAATTCATAAACAGTACCTTCACAGGGGTTTTCAGTTACATTGTAAAAAGTATTATTATTACTATTGCATTGTGAAGCATACAGTTTCTTCTTAGCATTAGATTGCGATATGTGGCTTTGATTTGAATTTTGAGTATAAGCATTGTTTTGTTGTGCCACCTGATAGTTTTTCAGTCGGTTCCAGATTATTCCTTCAATACGATTGATTTCACTATCCGACACTCTGAATCTGCTAAGCATATCCTCAATCTCGCGTCTGGGGTTAGAATGCGGATATTGCTCCAACGCTCTCCTGCTGGGCTCCTTTGTGTGGTTATTTTTCTTTGAGGTTATTTGATAATCCAGATAGTCTAATTTCTTAAAACTAAAGATTAATAAGAAAATACAAATCACATTCAGCCCTAATGATGCATACAGCAGATAATCAGATAAGGAAATGCTATCATCTTGAACTTTTTGCGACTGCCTGTCTTGCGGAATTTCAGACTGAGGACTATTTTGCTCTGCATCCTTTTCAGATGGCGATTTCGACAACGAACAACTTGACACAGAAACTAAAATAGTGAGAGATAAGAATATAGTAGTTATAATTTTTTTCATTCTAA includes these proteins:
- a CDS encoding membrane protein translates to MEILHYAFIILIIGVIISYQWIFYRKTCKKQNELKYIFPDNCSETLDTIELEDSNTLIESAFHNPVFDGITNTINDYLRENKGAASDFHLIKDVVDRHCDAVEEEISTLTPIPLYCGLIGTMLGILIGVGILVFTGGIEDLLSTVETESGSGIVELLGGVSLAMISSIVGIILTTRGAYLTKEAKTKLNVNKNTFLSWIQVKLLPTLAGNTTSAIYTLQKNLSNFNHSFGSNIKEMAATFSSISGSQKDQLELMQLIERMDVSKIAKANVKVLEELQNSVREFERFNQYMHNVGNYLEKVERLNAEINDHLNRTKVIEDIGVFFKDEIQQIEQRKGIMNQTVGAVDTTIQNAVRRLQESTDQQLNEFIQYTVLQQERFSKTVTEQNEQFSSIILEQQNAAKKAIDTQEQILKSKLHETTAMIEELKNISAVKSSMVNIEKATNDQNKKLGDLIAAIERVVNSNTNGVVQVSQSSPKWMMVGVGVTLSILSIAGLLYIIPSILAFFQK
- a CDS encoding Serine protease precursor MucD/AlgY associated with sigma factor RpoE gives rise to the protein MRSLFIIIILCVILMSCERKSGRKFVNTKSQQTTQGSKTENSLRRNDASNTSSKEKKTLSGPEIFEKYNSAVFMIFTSDGVTSFQGSGFFVSGEGVAASNYHVFKGTTKGLENIKLTDGRVLKIKEVIGYDENLDYIIFSVDIGRKKVTYIPLCSSNSKVGDKAYAIGSPRGLENTFSSGEISQIRNENILQISVPIDHGSSGGALINQYGEAIGITTAGLDESGANLNFAMSISVLKKYRIF